From a single Saimiri boliviensis isolate mSaiBol1 chromosome 15, mSaiBol1.pri, whole genome shotgun sequence genomic region:
- the RPL30 gene encoding large ribosomal subunit protein eL30 produces the protein MVAAKKTKKSLESINSRLQLVMKSGKYVLGYKQTLKMIRQGKAKLVILANNCPALRKSEIEYYAMLAKTGVHHYSGNNIELGTACGKYYRVCTLAIIDPGDSDIIRSMPEQTGEK, from the exons ATGGTGGCCGCAAAGAAGACG AAAAAGTCGCTGGAGTCGATCAACTCTAGGCTCCAGCTCGTTATGAAGAGTGGAAAGTACGTGCTGGGGTACAAGCAGACTCTGAAGATGATCAGACAAGGCAAAGCGAAATTGGTCATTCTCGCTAACAACTGCCCAGCTTTGAG GAAATCCGAAATAGAGTACTATGCAATGTTAGCCAAAACTGGTGTCCATCACTATAGTGGCAATAATATTGAACTGGGCACAGCGTGTGGGAAATACTACAGAGTGTGCACACTGGCTATCATTGATCCAG gtgatTCTGACATCATTAGAAGCATGCCAGAACAGACTGGTGAAAAGTAA